In one window of Cryptosporangium minutisporangium DNA:
- a CDS encoding TetR/AcrR family transcriptional regulator, with amino-acid sequence MANLSTRWAGVPAAGRKAERRTMLVQAGFRLFGADGEAALTVRAVCREAELHTRYFYESFADTGALLAAVYDQQAAALGDVLAGALATAGLGPESRVRAGIRSVLRFISDDPRRGRVLFADTVSTRRREAETALLESLIASSGARSPSLSMRVAATMFTGAMTELARQWADGRLGDDLDAVVDSAVELSLALQSTRR; translated from the coding sequence ATGGCGAATCTCTCGACGCGATGGGCAGGCGTTCCGGCGGCCGGTCGCAAGGCCGAGCGCCGCACGATGCTGGTCCAGGCCGGATTTCGCCTCTTCGGCGCGGACGGCGAAGCGGCGTTGACCGTGCGCGCCGTGTGCCGGGAAGCGGAGTTGCACACCCGCTACTTCTACGAGAGCTTCGCCGACACCGGAGCGCTCCTGGCGGCCGTCTACGACCAGCAGGCGGCGGCACTCGGCGACGTCCTCGCCGGCGCGCTGGCGACGGCCGGCCTCGGCCCGGAGTCCCGCGTCCGCGCCGGCATCCGCAGCGTGCTCCGATTCATCAGCGACGATCCCCGCCGCGGCCGCGTGCTGTTCGCCGACACCGTCTCCACTCGGCGCCGGGAGGCGGAGACGGCGCTGCTGGAGAGCCTCATCGCCAGTAGTGGTGCGCGGAGCCCGTCACTCTCGATGCGGGTCGCCGCGACGATGTTCACCGGGGCCATGACCGAACTGGCCCGGCAGTGGGCGGACGGGCGGCTCGGCGACGACCTGGACGCCGTCGTCGACAGCGCCGTCGAACTCTCGCTGGCGCTGCAGTCGACGAGGCGGTAG
- a CDS encoding DUF4184 family protein encodes MPLTYLAYQVPAFALKLGRPRWFDGTALALGSMAPDWAYVLVGSRFAVDAHAPAGLLLLAVPAAAVAAVVTRRLAPAVADCLPEPLGLPLRRLRAIGARRPPLVLTGVSALFGALTHVGWDSFTHAGRWGARTVPWLRDSHEILGATFTGAKLAQRGSTVLGLVLGLVLLGLVLRTLPDVQSTGTAPRAAVGRFWAAVGVGGLVGVLWGLGAGSFVAGAVIRVSLGVAAGVVIGALLVRSATPAEAPTAR; translated from the coding sequence GTGCCGCTGACCTACCTCGCCTACCAGGTGCCCGCGTTCGCCCTCAAACTGGGGCGCCCCCGGTGGTTCGACGGCACGGCGCTGGCGCTGGGTTCGATGGCGCCCGACTGGGCCTACGTGCTGGTGGGCTCCCGGTTCGCCGTCGACGCGCACGCGCCGGCCGGTCTGCTGCTCCTGGCCGTACCGGCGGCGGCGGTCGCGGCGGTCGTCACCCGTCGGCTCGCACCGGCGGTCGCCGACTGTCTTCCCGAGCCGCTCGGGCTGCCGTTGCGGCGGCTGCGGGCGATCGGCGCGCGGCGTCCACCGCTCGTCCTCACCGGCGTCAGTGCCCTCTTCGGGGCGCTGACGCACGTCGGCTGGGACTCGTTCACCCACGCCGGTCGCTGGGGCGCACGGACGGTGCCGTGGCTCCGCGACTCGCACGAGATCCTCGGCGCCACGTTCACCGGCGCGAAGCTGGCGCAGCGCGGCAGCACCGTGCTCGGGCTCGTGCTCGGCCTCGTTCTGCTGGGCCTGGTGCTGCGGACGCTGCCGGACGTGCAGAGCACCGGCACCGCGCCGCGGGCCGCCGTCGGGCGCTTCTGGGCCGCGGTAGGAGTCGGTGGGCTCGTCGGCGTGCTCTGGGGCCTCGGCGCCGGGTCGTTCGTCGCCGGCGCGGTGATCCGCGTCAGTTTGGGCGTCGCGGCCGGGGTGGTGATCGGGGCCTTGCTCGTGCGGAGCGCGACGCCGGCCGAGGCGCCGACGGCGCGGTGA